In Gemmatimonas sp., the following proteins share a genomic window:
- a CDS encoding cytochrome C oxidase subunit IV family protein, translating into MADHSPAAGHAHDEAHHPTWTTYWKIAVILTVITAVEVSAYYIKAWEESWVYVPSMLIMSAVKFYIVVMYYMHLKYDHKLFRSLFTGPLIVAGLTLIGLLFLFSKLVLRLGLLS; encoded by the coding sequence ATGGCTGACCATTCCCCGGCTGCTGGCCACGCCCACGACGAAGCGCACCATCCAACCTGGACGACGTACTGGAAGATCGCCGTGATTCTCACGGTGATCACCGCGGTCGAAGTCTCGGCGTACTACATCAAGGCGTGGGAAGAAAGCTGGGTGTACGTGCCCAGCATGCTGATCATGTCGGCGGTGAAGTTCTACATCGTCGTGATGTACTACATGCACCTCAAGTACGATCACAAGCTGTTCCGCTCGCTGTTCACCGGCCCGTTGATCGTGGCCGGTCTCACGCTGATTGGACTGCTGTTCCTGTTCTCCAAGCTCGTGCTGCGACTTGGCCTGCTCAGCTAA
- a CDS encoding cytochrome c oxidase subunit 3, protein MTATTAPTTAAHGDGHAHGGGHYTSLGLDNRKVAIWTFIGSECMLFASLISTYLIYKGRSPEGPFPHEAWTSPTTGKVFPAILNIPVTSASTFVLLMSSLAMVLALAAVQNRDLPKHTTWDRILGSSKTWLWATCLLGIGFLGCQAYEFTSFIHEGLTMRTNLFGSSFFTLTGFHGAHVTAGVLWLFTLLAIDYKRGLKPSDALLVDICALYWHFVDVVWIAIFTLIYLIK, encoded by the coding sequence ATGACCGCCACTACGGCACCTACGACCGCCGCGCACGGCGACGGCCACGCGCACGGCGGCGGCCATTACACCTCGTTGGGGCTCGACAACCGTAAAGTCGCCATTTGGACCTTCATCGGTTCCGAATGCATGCTCTTCGCGTCGTTGATCTCGACGTACCTGATCTACAAGGGACGCAGCCCCGAAGGCCCGTTCCCGCACGAAGCGTGGACGAGTCCGACCACGGGCAAGGTGTTCCCGGCGATCCTCAACATCCCGGTCACGTCGGCCTCGACATTCGTGCTGCTGATGTCGTCGCTGGCGATGGTGCTTGCGCTGGCCGCGGTGCAGAATCGCGACCTTCCCAAGCACACCACGTGGGACCGCATTCTCGGTTCGTCGAAAACGTGGCTGTGGGCGACCTGCCTCCTGGGTATCGGTTTCCTTGGCTGTCAGGCCTACGAGTTCACGTCGTTCATTCATGAAGGACTCACGATGCGAACGAACCTGTTCGGCTCGAGCTTCTTCACGCTGACCGGCTTCCACGGCGCGCACGTGACCGCCGGCGTGCTGTGGCTCTTCACGTTGCTCGCGATCGATTACAAGCGTGGACTCAAGCCGTCGGATGCGCTGCTCGTCGACATCTGTGCGCTGTACTGGCACTTCGTCGACGTGGTGTGGATCGCGATCTTCACGCTCATCTACCTGATCAAGTGA